The window AGGCGGGAGGCGTTGGCGAGCATTCCAGCGAGGGTCGAGGCAATGAGGGCGGCAACAAGGATGCGCATCCACTCGCGGCTCCTCAGCTTCCACGCGATAAGGAGTCCGACTATGGCCAGGGCGACGATTTGCGGGTAATCACCGAATTTCCGTACGCTGGTGTAGAACTTGTAGTCGTCACTCTTTTTCCACTTCTTTCCCTGGGCTGTCACCAGGGCCTTGCGGATATCGTGATCGTATCGGAAGGCAAGGGTGACCGCGGTGACGCTGGCCAGAGCCAGGACAATGATCAGGATGAGTCGGGCGGTAGGCGACATGACGCTGGGGGAAGAGATTACTGGACGGCCGGAGTATCGCCCGGAGCAGCGGTGGGAGCGATGTCCTTCGTCTTGAGGGAGTTCATGATGACGTAGAGCACTCCATCGAGATGGTCGGCATCAGTGTGGTAGATATCCGTGACCCCGGCGGGCGGCTGCCACATGGCTGGCTGGAGAGCGGGGCCAAACTTCAGGTCGGTGATCGTGACCGTGGCGGAGAGATCCGGCTGCTTGATGGTAATGCGGCGTGGGAGGTAGCCCGGCCCGATCCACAACATGGCGCGAAAGCCTTCCGCCTTGGCTGCCCTGGCAAGATCAGGCATGAGGCCGGCCGTAATCAGGCGGCAATCCTCGCCATCGAGATTGCTGATCTCCGCCGTATCGGCGTTATAAATCGTGAAGAGGGCGGGGATAAAGGCGGCCTGCTGCGCAGTGAGCGGCAGAAAGATCGGGGTGCCCTTTTTTACTGTCTTGCCGGGCTTCACCTTGAACTGCTTGAGGAGGTACTCGACCTTGGCGCCGGGAACGGCCCAGACATCGTTGCCATTGCGGCAGACGGTGATTTCCTCACCGAGGACGGGAGCCTGGAGGCGGACTTTGTCCGGAAACTCGACGGCGGCTTTGAGAATGGAGCCTTCCATCTGCTTGGGCAGGTGGCCGGTGACCTCGGTCATCGTAAGTGTCATCACGCAGGCATTGTTGGTGCCCTTGCCGCCCGACAAGAGGACCGGCATGAAAGGGGCAAGCACCCGACCGATCACGTCGTACGGATTGTCGCGAGGCGGGCCGTCCTGTGCGCGCAGGGTCGGGGAGCCAATGAGGACCGTGGCGGCAAGGACGCAGATGAGGCGGGCTGTCATGACGGCCCTACATAAGCAGGAAATGGTTGGGTGGCAAAAAGTTTAGTGACTCCGGGCGGGAGTTGGGCAAATCTTTGCCCCGGTAATGATGGCAACTGGAATCACGCTGCCGCTGGCAACGGGTCTGGTGTACGCTTTTCTCGAATCGACCGTCGAGGGAAAGGCCGTGCTCCTGGGGCTCTTTCTGGCGTCTATCTTCAGCTGGTCGGTCATGGTGACCAAGATCCGGTACCTGAACTTCGCCAAAAGGCAGTCGGGACGCTTTTCCGTGCTCTTTCACCGCGATCGCGCTCCGCTGCGCATTTACGAGCAGGGGCTTCGCTTTGAGGGTTCGCCCCTTTATGAGATCTACAAGGCGGGTTGCAGCGAGCTTTGCTTCCAGATGCTCGGGTCCACGGAGGTGGACGAGACTTTCCGCGCCCGGCTCGATAGCGCGGAGAAAATCTCCCCCTCGCAGATGCGAGCCGTGACCGTGGCCATGGAGCGCGCGGTGGGCGAGGCGGGGCTGAAGCTCGAGTCGCAGATGATCATTCTTTCCACCGCCGTCAGCGGTGCGCCTTTCCTCGGCCTGCTCGGTACGGTCTGGGGCGTGATGGACGCCTTCTCCGGCATCGCCCAGTCGGGCAGTGCGAATCTCGCCGCCATGGCTCCCGGCGTTTCGGGCGCCCTGATCACCACGGTCGTTGGGCTGCTCGTCGCCATTCCGGCGATGTTTGGCTACAATTTCCTCGTCACCAGCGTGCGGTCGATGATCGTGCAGGCGGAGAATTTCGCCGCGGAGCTTTCCTCGGAGATCGAGCACAAGTTTGTGGATCACGGCGGACGCGAGCCGCGCAAATCCTACACGCACTAAGCCATGCGCCGCTTCAGCAGCCGCAATTCGCTCTCGACGCTCACGGAGTTGAACATCACTCCGCTGCTCGACCTGTGCTTTGTGCTCCTGATCATCTTCATGATCACCACGCCGCTCATGGAAAACAGCATCGAGCTGGTGGTGCCATCGAGCTCGACCGCGAAGAGCGAGGTCAACCCTTCGCAGGTCCAGATGATCGAGATGGATCGCAATGACAACATCAAGCTGAACGGCGAGGTGACATCGCTGGCGCTCCTGCCCGATCAGCTTGCCGCTCTGAAGGCTCAGGACCCGCAGATTGCCGTGGTCGTGCGACCAGACCGGGACCTTGCCATTCAGAAGTTCATCGGCGTAATGGATATCCTCAAACAAGTGGGCATCGCCAAGGTGGGCGTCATGACGCGCCCCGAGGATGCGGCGCCTCCCCGCAACTGATGGGCGACCGCCAATTTCGGCGCAATTTCATCATCATCGCCCTCGTGCACATCCTCGTGCTGGGGGCGATCCTCTTCCTTGCCCGCCGCGAGATCAAGAAGCCGCAGGGCGAGGTGATCTGGATGGACCCAGGCACCTTCTCTGCTGCCGCCGCGGGTGATGCGGGAGCGGCCAATACGCCGGAACCTGAATCCAATCCGACGCCGGAACCGACCCCGGAGGCAGCGCCCGAGCCCACCCCTCCGCCGACTCCAGAGCCCACTCCGGAAATGACTCCTCCGCCTCCGACCCCCGAACCAACCATGGAGGAGACGATCCCGCTGGCTACTCCGACGCCGACACCAACCCCGACGCCGACCCCCAAGCCAACCCCTACACCCACGCCCAAACCGACGCCGACTCCCACACCGAAGCCAACGCCTACCCCGACTCCAAAACCCACGGCGACGCCGACGCCTAAACCTACTCCGAAGCCGAGTCCCTCGGTGACGCCGAAACCGTCTCCGAAGCCAACGCCTTCCGCTTCGCCGAAGCCGAAGGCCAGCGCTTCGCCCAAGGCCTCGCCGAAAGCGTCGCCCAAGGCGAGTTCCTCGCCATCGGCGAAGTCGGACTCAGGGTCCTCCAAGGCCACTCCCAAACCGGGAGCCACGCCGGGCTCTGGTGGCGGAGCAAAGAACTCCTCTTCCGACAAGCCGACAAGCGGCAGCGAATCGGGGCCGGGGGGCGGAGCGTCATCCGGAAAACCGGGTGGTGGAGGCGGGAATGCTTCGCAGTTCGGCTGGTATCATGAGTTGATCCACGACCGTTTTTACAGCCAGTGGGAGCAGCCGACATCGATCTTCGACTCGGCAAAGAACTTCGTTTGTACCGTACAAATCCGCATTAAGGCGGACGGTTCCATTGCCGAGGTGAAAATTGTGCGTAGCAGCGGCAATGTCGTGATGGATAATTCTGTGATGGAGGCGGCCAAGCGTGTTTCCCAAATTGACCCGCTCCCTTCCGGCCTCGGCAGCGGCGGCGAGTACACGGTGAATATCAATTTCGAGCTGCAATAAGTGGCATACGCCATTTGGCGTGGCGTGTTTTGCGAGTTGATTGGCGTGATTTGCAAGTGAGAAAAGGCCAGGCGAAGCTATGGTGTGTCCATGGCTAACACGAATGTCCGCGCGTATGCGGCCCAAGACGCCGCTTCCACCCTCGCTCCCTTTCCCATCAACCGCCGGGACCCCGGTCCGCTCGATGTCGAGATCGACATTCTCTACTGCGGAGTCTGTCACTCGGACCTGCATCAGGCCCGCAACGAATGGCACAACACGATTTACCCTTGCGTGCCGGGTCATGAGATCGTCGGTCGCGTTGTGCGAGTCGGCGAGAAGGTGACGAAGTTCAAAGCCGGCGACCTGAGCGCGGTCGGATGCATGGTGGACTCCTGTCGCGAGTGCCCGAGCTGCAAGTCGGGTCTGGAGCAGTATTGCCAGAACATCGCGACATTTACCTACAATAGCGAGGATCACCATCTTGGCGGACCGACCTTCGGCGGTTATTCCGACCGCATCGTGGTCGATCAGGATTTTGTGCTTCGCGTACCGGAGGGTCTCGACCTCGCCGCGACCGCGCCGTTGCTCTGCGCGGGCATTACGACCTACTCGCCATTGCGCCATTGGAAGGTGGGGCCGGGCCAGAAGGTCGGCATCGTCGGCCTCGGTGGGCTGGGGCACATGGGCGTGAAGTTCGCCCACGCTTTCGGAGCGCATGTCGTGCTCTTCACCACCTCACCGGGCAAGATCGAAGACGGTCTGCGTCTCGGTGCGGATGAGGTGGTCGTATCAAAGGACGCTGACGCCATGGCAAAGCACACCGCGAGTTTTGACTTCATCCTCGATACGGTCTCGGCCCAGCATGACATCAATGCCTATCTCTCACTGGTAAAACTCGATGGCACGCTCACGCTGGTCGGGGTACCGGAGCATCCGCTGCCGGTGGCTGCCTTCAACGTCATCATGCCTCGTCGCAACTTTGCCGGTTCCGGTATCGGCGGCATCGCGGAGACCCAGGAGATGCTGGATTTCTGCGCCGAAAAGGGAATCACCTCGGACATCGAGATCATCCCAATCCAGAAGGTTAACGAGGCATGGGAGCGCCTGCTCAAGCAGGACGTGCGCTATCGCTTCGTCATCGACATGGCGTCGCTGAAGGCATGAGTAATCGCTTCCGGGTTTCCAACATCCTCGCGGATCGATTGAGCGAGCATGGACTCGCGCTGGGGGCCGTCCTCCAGCGCGCCAGCCTGCCAGCAGACCTGTTCCAGCAGGAGCGGATCTATCTCACAACCGACGAGCTGTTCTCGCTCTGGCGGGCGGTGGGGGAGACCAGCGGAGACCCGTGCATCGGATTGAGGCTTGGCACGGAGGAGCGGGTGGAGAGGTTCAATGCGGCGGCTCTCACCGCCCTGTGCAGCCAGTCGTTTCGCGATGCGCTGCAGAGGCTCTCCCGGTATAAGCAAATCACCTGCCCGGAGATGATCCGCATCCAGCAGGAAGGCGGCGAGGCGGCAGTGGAGTTTCTCTTTCTCGAGGCCGACCAGGAGGAGCCGGGCACGCTGGTGGATTTGTGCCTCTCATGGATTTGCTCGATCGGTCGGCGCGGCACGGAGGGGCAGGCACGGCCGATCCGGTTGGAACTCACCCGCTCATTGCAGCACCGCGAGACGCTGGAGGCGCATTTCGGCTGCCGTGTTCGATTCAATGCCGCCCGCAATGCGGTCATCTTTCGCGCCAGCGATCTTGACCGCCCCTTTGTCACCCACAATGCCGACCTGCTGAAAGTGGTGGGCGAGCAGATGGAGGCGGAGTTCCGCGAGTGGAAGGCCGGGGCTTCCGTGGGGGATCAGGTCAAACAAACGGTTAAGCGTTCGCTCGCCGGGAAACGTCCCGTGCTGGGCGATATCGCCCGTCAGCTCGGCATGAGCGTGCGGACCTTGCAGCGCCGCCTCACCGAGGCAGGCATCTCATTTCAACAAGTGGTGGAGGATACTCGTCGCGAGCTCGCTCACCACTATCTCAGGCAAAGCACGGTGGAACTCACCGAGGCGGCGCACCTCCTCGGCTACGAGGATACAAATTCCTTCTTCCGGGCCTTCCAGCTCTGGGAGGGAACGTCCCCGGGCCAGTGGAGGTCTCTCAACTCGTCTCGCGACTGAAAGGACGCGCCAATACGCGCGACAGCACTATGAAAAAACGCACTCTGGGAAACAGTAATCTGGAAGTCTCCGCCATCGGCCTCGGCTGCATGGGAATGAGCTTCTTTTATGATCCGCCGAAGGACCGGAATGAAATGATCGGCGTCCTGCGTGGCGCGGTGGATCGCGGTGTCACCTTCTTTGACACGGCGGAAGTCTACGGCCCCTACCTGAACGAGGATCTGGTCGGCGAAGCGCTCGAGCCGGTGCGTGATCAGGTCATCATTGCCACCAAGTTTGGCTGGGACCTTGATCCGAATGCCGACCTCCGGGAAATGAAGGCGATGCCGGGCGTCAATAGCCGCCCCGAGCAAATTCGACGGGCCGTGGACGGATGTCTGAAACGGCTCCGCGTGGATACCATCGACCTCCTGTACCAGCATCGCGTCGAC of the Terrimicrobium sacchariphilum genome contains:
- a CDS encoding NAD(P)-dependent alcohol dehydrogenase; the encoded protein is MANTNVRAYAAQDAASTLAPFPINRRDPGPLDVEIDILYCGVCHSDLHQARNEWHNTIYPCVPGHEIVGRVVRVGEKVTKFKAGDLSAVGCMVDSCRECPSCKSGLEQYCQNIATFTYNSEDHHLGGPTFGGYSDRIVVDQDFVLRVPEGLDLAATAPLLCAGITTYSPLRHWKVGPGQKVGIVGLGGLGHMGVKFAHAFGAHVVLFTTSPGKIEDGLRLGADEVVVSKDADAMAKHTASFDFILDTVSAQHDINAYLSLVKLDGTLTLVGVPEHPLPVAAFNVIMPRRNFAGSGIGGIAETQEMLDFCAEKGITSDIEIIPIQKVNEAWERLLKQDVRYRFVIDMASLKA
- a CDS encoding AraC family transcriptional regulator — protein: MSNRFRVSNILADRLSEHGLALGAVLQRASLPADLFQQERIYLTTDELFSLWRAVGETSGDPCIGLRLGTEERVERFNAAALTALCSQSFRDALQRLSRYKQITCPEMIRIQQEGGEAAVEFLFLEADQEEPGTLVDLCLSWICSIGRRGTEGQARPIRLELTRSLQHRETLEAHFGCRVRFNAARNAVIFRASDLDRPFVTHNADLLKVVGEQMEAEFREWKAGASVGDQVKQTVKRSLAGKRPVLGDIARQLGMSVRTLQRRLTEAGISFQQVVEDTRRELAHHYLRQSTVELTEAAHLLGYEDTNSFFRAFQLWEGTSPGQWRSLNSSRD
- a CDS encoding ExbD/TolR family protein, yielding MRRFSSRNSLSTLTELNITPLLDLCFVLLIIFMITTPLMENSIELVVPSSSTAKSEVNPSQVQMIEMDRNDNIKLNGEVTSLALLPDQLAALKAQDPQIAVVVRPDRDLAIQKFIGVMDILKQVGIAKVGVMTRPEDAAPPRN
- a CDS encoding energy transducer TonB, whose translation is MGDRQFRRNFIIIALVHILVLGAILFLARREIKKPQGEVIWMDPGTFSAAAAGDAGAANTPEPESNPTPEPTPEAAPEPTPPPTPEPTPEMTPPPPTPEPTMEETIPLATPTPTPTPTPTPKPTPTPTPKPTPTPTPKPTPTPTPKPTATPTPKPTPKPSPSVTPKPSPKPTPSASPKPKASASPKASPKASPKASSSPSAKSDSGSSKATPKPGATPGSGGGAKNSSSDKPTSGSESGPGGGASSGKPGGGGGNASQFGWYHELIHDRFYSQWEQPTSIFDSAKNFVCTVQIRIKADGSIAEVKIVRSSGNVVMDNSVMEAAKRVSQIDPLPSGLGSGGEYTVNINFELQ
- a CDS encoding MotA/TolQ/ExbB proton channel family protein, which codes for MMATGITLPLATGLVYAFLESTVEGKAVLLGLFLASIFSWSVMVTKIRYLNFAKRQSGRFSVLFHRDRAPLRIYEQGLRFEGSPLYEIYKAGCSELCFQMLGSTEVDETFRARLDSAEKISPSQMRAVTVAMERAVGEAGLKLESQMIILSTAVSGAPFLGLLGTVWGVMDAFSGIAQSGSANLAAMAPGVSGALITTVVGLLVAIPAMFGYNFLVTSVRSMIVQAENFAAELSSEIEHKFVDHGGREPRKSYTH